Sequence from the Ancalomicrobiaceae bacterium S20 genome:
CGGTGAAATGTCATTTCGAAATGATGACAGGCCGCTTGACATAAGGAGAATTCCGGTCCAGCCTACTTTTCGAGCGTTGGGCAAGGTTGCCTAGAAACGCAGCACTCCGAACCATTTCCAACATGTCGCACCGCTTGGTGCGGCCTCGGTTGGCGGCGATGGCGCCCTCGGCTTCACGGTCGACGGGCGCTTTTTTATTTGGGTTGTACGATGGCGATCCGACACTTCCGCATCGGCGTGATGCTCTCGACGACCGGCCCCTACGAGGTGGTCGCGCGGTCGATGCTGAACGGCGCCCTGCTCGCCTTCGCCGAGACAGCGGCGACCGGCGACGTCGTGCTCGAACCCGTCATCGTCGATCCGCGCGGCGACCTCTCCCGCTATCGCAGCCTCGCGCAGGAGCTGCTCGGCTCCGGCATCCGGCATGTGGTCGGCTGCTACACGTCGTCGAGCCGCAAGGAAGTCATCCCGTGCTTCGAGAAGCATGACGGGCTGCTCTGGTACCCCTCGCACTATGAGGGCTTCGAGAGCTCCGACAACGTCATCTACACCGGCGCGGCGCCCAACCAGCACGTGCTGCCGCTCGTGGACTACATGGTCTCGCGGGTCGGCAACCGCGCCTTCTGCATCGGCTCGAACTACATCTGGGCCTGGGAGAACAACCGCATCTTCCGCGAGGCGCTGAGCGCCATGGGCGGCACGGTGTCGGCGGAACGGTACTTCCCGGTCGGCGACACCGACTTCGCGGCGGTCGCCGAGACGATCGCCGAGCAGCGACCCGCCTTCGTGTTCAACAACCTGATCGGCACCAGCGCCTATGCCTTCTTCCGGCAGTTCCGCGAGGCCTGCACGCGGCGCGGCATTGATCAGGCGGCCGAGATCCCGGTCGCGAGCTGCACGCTTTCCGAGCCGGAGCTCGACGAGCTGGGCGCGGCCTCGATCGATGGCCAC
This genomic interval carries:
- a CDS encoding transporter substrate-binding domain-containing protein; the protein is MAIRHFRIGVMLSTTGPYEVVARSMLNGALLAFAETAATGDVVLEPVIVDPRGDLSRYRSLAQELLGSGIRHVVGCYTSSSRKEVIPCFEKHDGLLWYPSHYEGFESSDNVIYTGAAPNQHVLPLVDYMVSRVGNRAFCIGSNYIWAWENNRIFREALSAMGGTVSAERYFPVGDTDFAAVAETIAEQRPAFVFNNLIGTSAYAFFRQFREACTRRGIDQAAEIPVASCTLSEPELDELGAASIDGHLSSSVYFSSLQTPENAAFLKAYAARFPTGPAVSADAESSYIAVKLLAAALARAGSQEARRVRAAVAGQTLNAPQGEIRIDPETFHAWLTPRIGRSTPDKQFQVLLEARQPVRPDPYLIETSPRFAVAMRPPLLRVVQ